Proteins encoded in a region of the Corynebacterium breve genome:
- a CDS encoding HAD hydrolase-like protein, with translation MKKLAIFDMAGTTIDDRDEVYRVLREATEREGARYSDDEFQQYMGTEKKYAIGQLLTIGGVEATDEVVDKAWEWFRAELRRTYTENPPVPLHGVEDALRGLRNRGVKVALTTGFSREIADIILGAMGWEVGTTIDASCTGDEVSMGRPEPFMIQDVMRQTGITDPADVISAGDTAADIESARRAGVTSVGVLTGHLTSENFADLGADIVLPSIAELPAHEVMSE, from the coding sequence ATGAAGAAACTAGCCATCTTTGACATGGCAGGAACAACTATCGACGATCGCGACGAGGTCTACCGCGTGCTTCGCGAAGCCACTGAGCGCGAAGGTGCCCGCTATAGCGACGACGAGTTCCAGCAGTACATGGGCACCGAGAAGAAGTACGCCATCGGCCAACTTCTCACGATCGGCGGAGTAGAGGCAACCGATGAGGTCGTCGATAAGGCATGGGAATGGTTCCGTGCGGAGCTTCGCCGCACCTACACCGAGAACCCGCCGGTGCCGCTGCATGGTGTCGAAGACGCGCTGCGCGGATTGCGCAATCGTGGCGTGAAAGTCGCGCTGACCACAGGATTCTCTCGGGAGATCGCCGATATTATCCTCGGCGCGATGGGCTGGGAGGTCGGCACGACCATCGACGCTTCATGCACGGGCGACGAAGTGTCCATGGGCCGTCCTGAGCCGTTTATGATTCAAGACGTCATGCGCCAGACGGGCATCACCGACCCCGCGGATGTCATCAGCGCGGGTGACACAGCAGCTGACATCGAGTCGGCGCGACGTGCTGGAGTCACGTCAGTCGGGGTTCTTACTGGGCATCTCACTAGCGAGAATTTCGCGGACCTCGGGGCCGATATCGTGCTTCCATCTATTGCCGAACTGCCAGCTCACGAAGTGATGAGCGAATGA